One window of the Thermomicrobiales bacterium genome contains the following:
- a CDS encoding serine hydrolase, whose protein sequence is MLGDYFVDQGLGEDALARAIGEFHTLRQYAEPDELWFYCNSGFHLAGRVIEVVAGKPFDAIMRERVFEPLGLERACFFSHEAIVHPHAIGHNQVAPGADEHVPAGQYYPRNRLPAGGIYANIPDLLRFARFHLGDGTSNGQRVMNAEALRAMREPQRQAANWADQWGIGWDLREIDGVQVIGHGGSINGFKSLLTVVPERQSALVLLTNSGRGDVVNRAVERWWIERELGLRLPERPRVALADDALAQLAGRYHGPDTTVDLVPDGGNLRLEMTAPGPNGGDPVAWPAETLAPIGGRDFLVTTGPGAGERVDIVPDRDDRPRYLRMHGRLYDRQA, encoded by the coding sequence ATGCTCGGCGACTATTTCGTCGACCAGGGGCTAGGAGAGGACGCGCTGGCAAGGGCGATCGGCGAGTTTCACACGCTGCGGCAGTATGCCGAGCCGGACGAGCTCTGGTTCTACTGCAACTCCGGCTTCCACCTGGCCGGCCGGGTGATCGAGGTCGTGGCCGGCAAGCCGTTCGATGCCATCATGCGCGAGCGCGTATTCGAGCCACTAGGGCTGGAGCGGGCCTGCTTCTTCTCCCACGAAGCGATCGTCCACCCTCACGCGATCGGACACAACCAGGTGGCCCCCGGCGCCGACGAGCACGTCCCGGCCGGGCAGTACTATCCGCGCAACCGCCTGCCGGCCGGCGGGATCTACGCGAACATCCCCGACCTGCTGCGCTTCGCCCGCTTCCACCTCGGCGATGGAACATCCAATGGCCAGCGCGTGATGAACGCCGAGGCGCTCCGTGCGATGCGCGAGCCGCAGCGCCAGGCAGCGAACTGGGCCGACCAGTGGGGCATCGGCTGGGATCTGCGCGAGATCGACGGGGTCCAGGTGATCGGTCACGGCGGCAGCATCAACGGCTTCAAGTCGCTGCTGACCGTCGTGCCGGAGCGGCAGTCGGCGCTGGTCCTGCTGACGAACAGTGGTCGCGGCGATGTCGTCAACCGCGCGGTCGAGCGCTGGTGGATCGAGCGCGAGCTGGGGCTGCGGCTGCCGGAGCGGCCGCGAGTTGCACTCGCCGACGATGCGCTGGCCCAGCTCGCCGGCCGCTATCATGGACCGGACACAACGGTCGATCTCGTGCCAGACGGCGGCAACTTGCGGCTGGAGATGACCGCGCCCGGTCCGAACGGCGGCGACCCGGTCGCCTGGCCGGCCGAGACACTGGCCCCGATCGGTGGCCGGGACTTCCTCGTCACCACCGGCCCGGGCGCGGGCGAACGGGTCGACATCGTCCCGGATCGCGACGATCGGCCACGCTATCTACGGATGCATGGCAGGCTGTACGACCGGCAAGCATGA
- a CDS encoding aspartate aminotransferase family protein, producing MVLMDMEAEDRVRQNDRAHVFHSWSAQGQINPLPVAGGEGCEFYDFEGKRYLDFASQLVYTNLGHQHPKIVAAIKEQADRLCVIQPSFANEPASELAALLAELAPGDLNMAFFTNGGAEANENAIRIARMATGRHKIMAAWRSYHGATHGAIALTGDPRRWASEPAISGVVHFMGPYTYRSSFHSESEEQERDRALAHLEEVLQYEGPQTVAGIILEVIVGTNGILVPPDGYLQGVREICDRHGIVMILDEVMTGFGRTGYWFGSEGFGVEPDLISCAKGITSGYVPLGAVVISQKIADQFKDKVYYGGLTYSGHPLACAAGVGAITAMKEEKVVENAKMIGDDVIGPALREMQKRHKSIGDVRGRGCFWGVELVKNRETREMLVPFNASGAQMGPVAAMASAAMNQGVALMVHWNVVILAPPLIITPAEAKRGLSVLDEVLEIADKAAD from the coding sequence ATGGTCCTGATGGATATGGAGGCCGAGGATCGCGTCCGGCAGAATGATCGGGCGCACGTCTTCCACTCGTGGTCGGCCCAGGGGCAGATCAACCCGCTGCCGGTGGCCGGCGGCGAGGGATGCGAGTTCTACGATTTCGAGGGCAAGCGCTACCTCGACTTCGCCAGCCAGCTCGTCTACACAAACCTCGGCCACCAGCACCCGAAGATCGTCGCGGCGATCAAGGAGCAGGCCGACCGGCTCTGCGTCATCCAGCCGAGCTTCGCGAACGAGCCGGCCAGCGAGCTGGCGGCGCTGCTGGCCGAGCTGGCTCCCGGTGATCTGAACATGGCCTTCTTCACCAACGGCGGGGCCGAGGCGAACGAGAACGCGATCCGGATCGCCCGGATGGCGACCGGCCGGCACAAGATCATGGCCGCCTGGCGCTCGTACCACGGCGCGACCCACGGCGCGATCGCGCTGACCGGCGACCCACGTCGCTGGGCGTCCGAGCCGGCTATCAGCGGCGTCGTCCACTTCATGGGCCCGTACACCTACCGCTCGTCGTTCCACTCCGAGAGCGAGGAGCAGGAGCGCGACCGGGCGCTGGCGCACCTGGAAGAGGTGCTGCAGTACGAGGGACCGCAGACGGTGGCCGGGATCATCCTGGAGGTGATCGTCGGCACGAACGGCATCCTCGTCCCGCCCGATGGCTACCTGCAGGGGGTCCGCGAGATCTGCGATCGCCACGGCATCGTCATGATCCTCGACGAGGTCATGACCGGCTTCGGCCGGACGGGCTACTGGTTCGGCTCGGAGGGTTTCGGTGTCGAGCCGGACCTCATCAGCTGCGCCAAGGGGATCACCTCGGGCTACGTGCCGCTCGGCGCGGTGGTGATCTCGCAGAAGATCGCCGATCAGTTCAAGGACAAGGTCTACTACGGCGGTCTGACCTACTCCGGCCACCCGCTGGCCTGCGCGGCCGGCGTCGGCGCGATCACCGCCATGAAGGAGGAGAAGGTCGTCGAGAACGCGAAGATGATCGGCGACGACGTGATCGGGCCGGCGTTGCGCGAGATGCAGAAGCGACACAAGAGCATCGGCGACGTCCGCGGCCGCGGCTGCTTCTGGGGCGTCGAGCTGGTCAAGAACCGCGAGACGCGCGAGATGCTAGTCCCGTTCAACGCCTCCGGCGCGCAGATGGGCCCGGTCGCCGCGATGGCCAGCGCCGCGATGAACCAGGGCGTCGCGCTGATGGTCCACTGGAACGTGGTCATCCTCGCCCCGCCGCTGATCATCACGCCGGCCGAGGCGAAGCGCGGCCTGTCGGTCCTCGATGAGGTGCTGGAGATCGCAGACAAGGCGGCGGATTAG
- a CDS encoding DUF488 domain-containing protein, with the protein MTQTVYTIGHSNRTVDELVALLRQVDVDLLVDVRAFPRSRSMPQFNIDTLPEALTAKGIGYQHIRALGGRRHHPKGAPPSTNTFWRVASFRNYADYAETAEFRAGLEELLALASANRCAIMCAEAVWWRCHRRIITDYLLARGIPVEHILGPGQVTPATITPGAQLLPDGTLRYPVPNDGA; encoded by the coding sequence GTGACCCAGACGGTCTACACGATCGGGCACTCGAACCGGACGGTCGACGAGCTCGTCGCGCTGCTCCGGCAGGTGGATGTCGATCTGCTGGTCGACGTGCGCGCGTTTCCGCGCTCGCGCTCCATGCCCCAGTTCAACATCGACACCCTCCCAGAGGCGCTCACCGCCAAGGGCATCGGCTACCAGCACATTCGCGCGCTCGGCGGACGGCGGCATCACCCGAAGGGCGCGCCGCCGTCGACGAACACGTTCTGGCGCGTCGCGTCGTTCCGCAACTACGCGGACTATGCCGAGACTGCCGAGTTCCGGGCCGGCCTCGAAGAGCTGCTCGCGCTCGCCAGCGCCAACCGCTGCGCGATCATGTGCGCCGAGGCCGTCTGGTGGCGCTGCCATCGCCGCATCATCACCGACTACCTGCTGGCCCGCGGCATCCCCGTCGAACACATCCTTGGGCCGGGCCAGGTCACCCCAGCGACGATCACCCCCGGCGCTCAGCTCCTCCCCGACGGCACACTGCGCTACCCGGTGCCCAACGACGGCGCATGA
- a CDS encoding DUF2945 domain-containing protein, with product MAEKQYKVGDHVSWNSEAGRVRGTITRVVTSEIEFKGYTVHASEDEPQYEIRSDNTDHIAMHKGSALTKLKS from the coding sequence ATGGCGGAGAAGCAGTACAAGGTCGGCGACCACGTCTCGTGGAACTCGGAGGCCGGCCGGGTGCGTGGCACGATCACCCGCGTCGTCACGTCAGAGATCGAGTTCAAGGGCTACACCGTCCACGCCAGCGAGGACGAGCCGCAGTACGAGATCAGGAGCGACAACACCGACCACATCGCGATGCACAAGGGTTCGGCGCTGACGAAGCTGAAGTCGTGA
- a CDS encoding M81 family metallopeptidase, producing MRIAIGEFAHETNTFRAGTTPVEAFQNRHWLTGDEIVAGHRGVRDSLGGMLDAAERLGVEVVPTFATSTEPSATIARAAYDEIRDRLLAGIRAAGEIDALCLALHGAGVAEGIDDLEGTLLGEVRAVVGPDLPVVVTLDLHGNQTPAMVEHASVLLNCHLYPHTDMYERGIEAVELAQQIVEGSLKPTMHMITLPMTIPPSTTMLGVAKDINELCWEWESGPGIVDVSFVHGFPHTDIPNINVTVVATTNDDPALAARAATAVARSIWERRGEFLVTLPGAEEAVRQAMAGDRQPVVIAEVSDNPGGGAPGDGTQLLRALLAANPERAAFGFIADPEVAQQAHEAGVGATIDIRLGGKSDDLHGAPIEARAYVKCLTDGRFVYTTPMGAGSQVDLGPMARLVIGNVDVLVSTIRTQTLDAEVFLLHGIDARRYDIVALKSQQHFRAGFVDIAGEIIRCDTGGSTTSNLDALPFQRVARPIWPLDRDVVWG from the coding sequence GTGAGGATCGCGATCGGGGAGTTCGCCCACGAGACGAACACGTTCCGGGCCGGCACGACGCCGGTCGAGGCGTTTCAGAATAGGCACTGGCTGACGGGCGACGAGATCGTAGCCGGCCATCGCGGGGTGCGCGATAGCCTGGGCGGGATGCTCGACGCGGCCGAGCGGCTGGGGGTCGAGGTCGTGCCGACCTTCGCGACGAGCACCGAGCCATCGGCGACGATCGCGCGGGCGGCCTACGATGAGATCCGCGACCGGCTGCTGGCCGGCATCCGCGCGGCCGGCGAGATCGACGCGCTCTGTCTGGCGTTGCATGGGGCCGGCGTGGCCGAGGGGATCGACGACCTGGAGGGCACGCTGCTGGGCGAGGTTCGCGCGGTCGTCGGGCCAGACCTGCCGGTCGTCGTCACGCTTGACCTGCACGGGAACCAGACGCCGGCGATGGTCGAGCATGCCAGCGTCCTGCTGAACTGCCACCTCTACCCGCACACCGACATGTATGAGCGCGGGATCGAGGCTGTCGAGCTGGCGCAGCAGATCGTCGAGGGGTCGCTGAAGCCGACGATGCACATGATCACGCTGCCGATGACGATCCCGCCATCGACGACGATGCTGGGGGTTGCCAAAGACATCAACGAGCTGTGCTGGGAATGGGAGTCCGGTCCCGGAATCGTGGATGTCTCATTCGTCCACGGCTTCCCGCACACCGACATCCCGAACATCAACGTGACCGTCGTCGCGACGACGAACGACGACCCGGCGCTGGCCGCGCGGGCAGCGACGGCGGTCGCGCGGTCGATCTGGGAGCGGCGCGGCGAGTTCCTCGTCACGCTGCCGGGGGCCGAGGAGGCGGTCCGGCAGGCAATGGCCGGCGACCGACAACCGGTCGTGATCGCCGAGGTCTCCGACAATCCCGGCGGTGGCGCTCCGGGCGACGGCACACAGCTGCTGCGAGCGCTCCTGGCGGCCAACCCGGAACGCGCGGCCTTCGGCTTCATCGCCGATCCTGAGGTCGCGCAGCAGGCGCACGAGGCTGGGGTTGGCGCGACAATCGACATCCGGCTCGGTGGCAAGAGCGACGACCTGCACGGCGCGCCGATCGAGGCGCGCGCCTATGTGAAGTGTCTGACCGACGGCCGGTTCGTCTATACGACACCGATGGGCGCCGGTAGTCAGGTCGACCTTGGGCCAATGGCGCGGCTGGTGATCGGCAACGTCGACGTGCTCGTCTCGACCATCCGGACGCAGACACTCGACGCCGAGGTGTTCCTGCTGCACGGCATCGACGCGCGGCGCTACGACATCGTCGCGCTTAAGTCGCAGCAGCACTTCCGGGCCGGCTTCGTCGACATCGCTGGCGAGATCATCCGCTGCGACACAGGTGGATCGACGACGTCGAATCTCGACGCGCTCCCGTTCCAGCGCGTTGCTCGCCCGATCTGGCCGCTCGACCGCGATGTCGTCTGGGGGTGA
- a CDS encoding cupin domain-containing protein, producing the protein MHYQITRDSLEPRQVGSPGVVARFMNADEHGLETISLMLGEIQPGDGPRLHRHDYEEVFVIAEGRGTFVIGGETVEAGPGEIVLVPAGIPHRFSNAGDSLLRVTSVHGAAKVAIDWLEPA; encoded by the coding sequence ATGCACTATCAGATTACGCGCGACAGCCTCGAGCCGCGACAGGTCGGCAGCCCCGGCGTCGTTGCCCGCTTTATGAATGCCGACGAGCACGGGCTGGAGACGATCTCGCTGATGCTCGGCGAGATCCAGCCGGGCGATGGCCCACGCTTGCACCGCCACGACTATGAGGAGGTCTTCGTCATTGCCGAGGGACGTGGCACGTTCGTCATTGGCGGCGAGACGGTCGAGGCCGGACCCGGCGAGATTGTCCTCGTTCCGGCTGGGATACCCCATCGCTTCAGCAATGCCGGCGACAGCCTGCTACGGGTAACGAGCGTCCACGGCGCTGCGAAGGTCGCGATCGATTGGCTGGAACCGGCCTGA